One Spiroplasma sp. NBRC 100390 DNA window includes the following coding sequences:
- the ligA gene encoding NAD-dependent DNA ligase LigA, translating into MNFEQAKKRSLVLKEQLDKWNYEYYVNDAPSVSDQEYDRAMQELMAIEQQYSELITIDSPTQRVFGQVSEKFNKYVHNSPMLSLANAFNYDDLIHFDEQIKELTGLSEVEYTCELKIDGLSISLVYENHLLIMGATRGDGVTGEDVTVNIKKIKSVPLRIEQPNLTVRGEVYLSLEEFNKINDDRIKLGEPEFANPRNAAAGTLRQLDSAIVAKRNLNAFLYYYVNALGDGIQTQYDSLQRLEQLKFKTNPEYRYCPNIAAVWEYIQEYEPKRHQLGYEIDGIVIKVNNLNLYNRIGYTAKNPKWAIAYKFPAEVVVTKLLNIFPSVGRTGRITYNAVLEPVRIAGTIVRAATLHNADFITERDIRIGDDVQVKKAGDIIPEVINYVVDRRQKKAKKWQEATYCPECQSLLERVTGEVDQYCINSVCPKKITRGLEHYCSRNAMNIEGVSEKIIERLYKLGYLKSFSDLYQLEQYRAEIIQLENFGEKSFENMIASINNSKQNSLERLLFGLGIRHVGQKTAKLLARQFKTITELVAMNIEQLSVINDIGPIVAASVVDYFAIVANQEEIALLQQQGINMTYFATNQTLSQKFENYRFVITGVLSKPREYFKELIESYGGQTSESVSVKTTYLLAGSDAGSKLVKAQKLNVKIINEEEFNNLLIKEE; encoded by the coding sequence ATGAATTTTGAACAAGCAAAAAAACGCAGTTTAGTACTAAAAGAACAGTTAGATAAATGAAATTATGAATATTATGTCAATGATGCTCCAAGTGTTAGTGATCAAGAATATGATCGTGCAATGCAAGAATTAATGGCAATTGAACAACAATATAGTGAATTAATTACAATTGATTCACCAACACAGCGGGTTTTTGGTCAAGTTAGTGAAAAATTTAATAAATATGTTCATAATAGCCCAATGTTAAGTTTGGCAAATGCTTTTAATTATGACGATTTAATTCATTTTGACGAACAAATTAAAGAATTAACGGGGTTGTCAGAAGTTGAATATACGTGTGAATTAAAAATTGATGGCTTATCAATTTCATTAGTCTATGAAAATCATTTGTTAATAATGGGGGCTACACGGGGAGATGGTGTAACTGGCGAGGATGTTACTGTCAATATCAAAAAAATTAAGTCAGTGCCACTACGAATTGAACAACCAAATTTAACAGTTCGTGGTGAAGTCTATTTGTCGTTGGAAGAATTTAACAAAATTAATGATGATCGAATTAAACTTGGTGAACCAGAGTTTGCTAATCCACGTAATGCTGCTGCTGGAACATTGCGCCAATTAGACTCAGCAATTGTGGCAAAACGAAATTTAAATGCTTTTTTATATTATTATGTTAATGCGCTGGGAGATGGAATTCAAACACAGTATGATTCATTGCAACGTTTAGAACAATTAAAATTTAAGACAAATCCAGAATATCGCTATTGTCCAAATATTGCTGCTGTCTGAGAATATATTCAGGAATATGAACCAAAACGTCATCAATTAGGATATGAAATTGATGGGATTGTAATTAAAGTAAATAATTTAAATTTATATAATCGAATTGGTTATACTGCGAAAAACCCAAAATGAGCAATTGCTTATAAATTTCCAGCGGAAGTAGTGGTAACAAAATTACTTAATATTTTTCCATCGGTTGGTCGAACAGGGCGAATTACTTATAATGCTGTTTTAGAACCAGTCCGAATTGCAGGGACAATTGTAAGAGCAGCAACATTACATAATGCTGATTTTATTACTGAACGTGACATTCGAATTGGTGATGATGTGCAAGTTAAAAAAGCGGGGGATATTATTCCAGAAGTTATTAATTATGTTGTTGATCGTCGTCAAAAAAAGGCAAAAAAATGACAAGAAGCGACATATTGTCCAGAGTGCCAGTCTTTATTAGAACGAGTAACGGGGGAAGTAGATCAATATTGTATTAATTCAGTTTGTCCAAAAAAAATTACCCGGGGATTAGAACATTATTGTTCTCGCAATGCAATGAATATTGAAGGAGTTAGTGAAAAAATTATTGAACGATTATATAAATTAGGATATTTGAAAAGTTTTAGTGATTTATATCAATTAGAACAATATCGTGCTGAAATTATTCAATTAGAAAATTTTGGTGAAAAATCTTTTGAAAATATGATTGCTTCAATCAATAATTCGAAACAAAATTCGTTAGAACGGTTATTATTTGGCTTAGGAATTCGTCATGTTGGACAGAAAACAGCAAAACTATTAGCGCGACAATTTAAGACAATAACAGAATTAGTCGCAATGAATATTGAACAATTATCAGTTATTAATGATATTGGTCCGATTGTTGCGGCTAGTGTTGTTGACTATTTTGCGATTGTGGCAAACCAAGAAGAAATTGCTTTGTTACAACAACAAGGTATTAATATGACATATTTTGCGACCAATCAAACTTTATCGCAAAAATTTGAAAATTATCGCTTTGTTATTACAGGTGTTTTATCAAAACCACGCGAATACTTTAAAGAACTAATTGAAAGTTATGGTGGTCAAACTTCTGAAAGTGTTAGTGTCAAAACAACTTATTTGTTAGCTGGTAGCGATGCAGGTAGTAAATTAGTAAAAGCACAAAAATTAAATGTTAAAATTATTAATGAGGAAGAATTTAATAATTTATTAATAAAGGAGGAATAG
- a CDS encoding PTS sugar transporter subunit IIA, translating into MGLFSKKSKELEIIAPVDGEIIALDKVEDEVFSQKMLGDGLAIKPSAGNFVAPVAGKLITVFPTGHAYGIKSNNGVEMLLHIGMDTVSLDGKGFDIKVKQDDNVKQGDLLCEVDLAVLKAEKVPSLDTPIVFTPETMNGKTITIVKEGKVKQGEVIAIIK; encoded by the coding sequence ATGGGATTATTTAGTAAAAAATCAAAAGAACTTGAAATTATTGCCCCGGTGGATGGTGAAATTATTGCCTTAGATAAAGTTGAAGATGAAGTATTTTCGCAAAAAATGTTAGGTGATGGTTTAGCAATTAAACCAAGTGCAGGAAATTTTGTTGCACCAGTTGCAGGAAAATTAATTACCGTTTTTCCAACAGGGCATGCCTATGGAATTAAAAGTAATAATGGTGTTGAAATGTTATTACACATTGGAATGGATACAGTTTCATTAGATGGTAAAGGATTTGATATTAAAGTGAAACAAGATGATAATGTAAAACAAGGAGACTTGTTGTGTGAAGTTGATTTAGCTGTTTTAAAAGCAGAAAAAGTACCAAGTTTAGATACACCAATTGTGTTTACACCAGAAACAATGAATGGTAAAACAATTACAATTGTTAAAGAAGGTAAAGTAAAACAGGGGGAAGTTATTGCTATTATTAAATAG
- the ptsP gene encoding phosphoenolpyruvate--protein phosphotransferase, translating to MSKKLHGIGASNGIAIAKVFKLEEPKYEISNNTVSDPTSEIKSLETAMKKANTDIEKLQKIALLKLGAEKAAIFEAHSQILHDPAMIDEAKNMINNDKNNAAYAIHTVAQKFIAMFAGMDDPYFKERAADIKDVTDRLIKYILNVPVLDLATINEEVIIVAEDLTPSQTAQLDPKFAKGFSCDMGGRTSHAAIMARSLEIPAVLGLKDVTKQAKHNEAMMINGTTGEVILAPSGDEVKTWTAERTKFFQLQQELLAFKDKPTVSKDGYEKFVLEGNIGAPKDVQGVLDNGGQGIGLFRSEFLYMDNDHFPTEDEQYEAYKVVLEGMQKRPVIIRTLDIGGDKKLSYFKFPEEMNPFLGYRAIRLCLDKTNVFRTQLRALLRASVHGKLGIMFPMIATIDEFKAAKEITLEEKANLIKAGHQVADNIEIGMMMEIPSAAVLADQFAKHADFFSIGTNDLIQYTMAADRMSQFVAYLYQPYNPSVLRLIKTIIDGAHKEGKWVGMCGEMAGEEQAIPLLMGMKLDYFSMSATSILNARRIISKLEVPVMEQLVAKALTCQTAAEVLALVEKTTKSALNV from the coding sequence ATGTCAAAAAAACTGCACGGAATAGGTGCTAGTAATGGAATTGCAATTGCAAAAGTTTTTAAATTAGAAGAACCAAAATATGAGATTTCAAATAATACGGTTTCTGATCCAACTAGTGAAATTAAAAGTTTAGAAACGGCGATGAAGAAGGCAAATACTGATATTGAAAAATTACAGAAAATTGCTTTATTGAAATTAGGAGCAGAAAAAGCGGCGATCTTTGAAGCTCATAGTCAGATTTTACATGATCCAGCGATGATTGATGAAGCAAAAAACATGATTAATAATGATAAAAACAATGCTGCATATGCAATTCATACTGTTGCACAAAAATTTATTGCAATGTTTGCTGGAATGGATGATCCATACTTTAAAGAAAGAGCAGCAGATATTAAAGATGTAACTGATCGGTTAATTAAATATATTTTAAATGTGCCAGTGTTAGATTTAGCAACAATTAATGAAGAAGTTATTATTGTGGCAGAAGATTTAACGCCATCACAAACGGCACAATTAGATCCTAAATTTGCAAAAGGATTTAGTTGTGACATGGGGGGAAGAACTAGTCATGCTGCTATTATGGCCCGTAGTTTAGAAATTCCGGCTGTGTTAGGACTAAAAGATGTCACAAAACAAGCAAAACATAATGAAGCGATGATGATTAATGGAACAACTGGAGAAGTTATTTTAGCACCATCAGGTGATGAAGTTAAAACTTGAACTGCAGAAAGAACAAAGTTTTTCCAATTGCAACAAGAATTATTAGCTTTTAAAGATAAACCCACGGTATCAAAAGATGGATACGAAAAATTTGTTTTAGAAGGTAACATTGGGGCCCCAAAAGATGTCCAAGGAGTATTAGACAATGGTGGTCAAGGAATTGGACTTTTTAGAAGTGAGTTCTTATATATGGATAATGATCATTTTCCAACGGAAGATGAACAATATGAAGCATATAAAGTTGTATTAGAAGGAATGCAAAAACGACCAGTTATTATTCGTACGTTAGATATTGGAGGAGATAAAAAATTATCGTATTTTAAATTTCCAGAAGAAATGAATCCATTTTTGGGTTATCGTGCGATTCGATTATGTTTAGATAAAACCAATGTCTTTCGAACACAATTACGAGCTTTATTACGTGCGAGTGTGCATGGAAAACTTGGAATTATGTTTCCAATGATTGCGACAATTGATGAATTTAAAGCAGCAAAGGAAATTACGTTAGAAGAAAAGGCAAATCTAATTAAAGCAGGACATCAAGTTGCTGATAATATTGAAATTGGAATGATGATGGAAATCCCATCAGCAGCGGTGTTGGCTGATCAGTTCGCAAAACATGCTGATTTCTTTTCAATCGGAACAAATGATTTAATTCAATACACAATGGCAGCTGATCGTATGAGCCAATTTGTTGCTTATTTGTATCAACCATATAATCCATCAGTTTTACGTTTAATTAAAACAATTATTGATGGAGCGCATAAAGAAGGCAAATGAGTCGGAATGTGTGGTGAAATGGCAGGAGAAGAACAAGCAATTCCACTTTTAATGGGAATGAAATTAGATTACTTTTCAATGTCAGCAACAAGTATTTTAAATGCACGACGAATTATTAGTAAACTAGAAGTTCCGGTGATGGAACAATTAGTAGCAAAGGCTTTAACTTGTCAAACTGCTGCTGAAGTATTAGCTTTAGTGGAAAAAACAACAAAAAGTGCTTTAAATGTTTAA
- a CDS encoding NAD(P)-dependent oxidoreductase, whose amino-acid sequence MSTKIKMVCYGVRKTERPFFEQLNEKYGYELTLIEEYLTKNNIATAKGHDAVMVRANCDCYEENLLKMKEYGVKYLLTRTVGYNHIDLTKAHELGFKMAYVPGYSPNAVSELAVAMGNALLRNLFYMADNEKNTNFKVDDFMFAKEIRNSTIGIIGTGRIGFEAAKAWHGMGAKVLGHDIYETDAAKAILTYTDLETLIKESDLISLHCPYIRDQNHHLVNKEFLAKMKPGSVLINAARGELVDNEAVYEAVKSNHLKGVGLDVLENEGNVFFKNFNGEKTPDDITNKLLTLYPRVIITPHIGSYTDEAVKNMIETTYENLKEILTDGESKNKI is encoded by the coding sequence ATGAGTACAAAAATTAAAATGGTTTGTTATGGCGTTCGTAAAACTGAACGACCATTTTTCGAACAATTAAATGAAAAATATGGTTATGAGTTAACTTTAATTGAAGAATATTTAACAAAAAATAATATTGCAACCGCCAAAGGGCATGATGCTGTTATGGTTCGAGCTAATTGTGATTGTTATGAAGAAAACTTATTAAAAATGAAAGAATACGGTGTTAAATATTTATTAACAAGAACTGTTGGATATAATCACATTGATTTGACAAAAGCCCATGAATTAGGTTTTAAAATGGCTTATGTTCCAGGTTATTCACCTAATGCCGTGAGTGAATTAGCGGTTGCGATGGGAAATGCGTTGTTACGAAATTTATTTTATATGGCAGATAATGAAAAAAATACTAATTTTAAAGTTGATGATTTTATGTTTGCAAAAGAAATTCGTAATTCAACAATTGGAATTATTGGGACAGGTCGTATTGGTTTTGAAGCAGCAAAAGCATGGCATGGCATGGGAGCAAAAGTTTTAGGCCATGATATTTATGAAACTGATGCAGCAAAAGCAATTTTAACTTATACCGATTTAGAAACACTAATTAAAGAATCTGATTTAATTTCATTGCATTGCCCATATATTAGAGACCAAAATCATCATTTAGTTAATAAAGAATTTTTGGCCAAAATGAAACCGGGGTCAGTTTTAATTAATGCAGCACGAGGAGAATTGGTGGATAATGAAGCTGTTTATGAAGCAGTAAAGTCAAACCATTTAAAAGGGGTTGGATTAGATGTTTTAGAAAATGAAGGTAATGTTTTCTTTAAAAATTTTAACGGTGAAAAAACACCCGATGATATTACTAACAAACTATTAACATTATATCCTCGCGTAATTATTACTCCGCATATTGGTTCTTATACTGATGAAGCGGTTAAAAATATGATTGAAACAACATATGAAAATTTAAAAGAAATTTTAACAGATGGTGAGTCAAAAAACAAAATCTAA
- a CDS encoding AEC family transporter, with product MHLYLQADVGKAVVDTLKAWGFWSAIIATMFVIFLGWFLTKRGTFKKDWEAVLIKIVMVVGLPCLAFDGFMADTTIEQVKTQAAILLVGFLFYIILGIVAKYFYIKYDQDVRDTLAMCTVFASTTFFGIPVVTALFGAGKAALPANVFNIPYRVFLYSLGFIVMSKPVVGQLAPVGQTAVETVVDAKVDPTGYAQVKTEMRAKKMATVKANLKQIFLNPILIATIIGFIFWVTQLIPGIAVVPDQNTIGSGKFFSPLRLDNSFPPLFKITKTLEGVCTPLAWLAIGMTLAKGKIREAMQDKKVWYGMMMKVVLAPVVGLVLAVIFAVIGKQTGAWKLDSIGLAVIVIMLAAPPASVIVAYSIGYNKQPMLTSNLTLVSTLFSIISLPFWVIITTAIGATSLFTY from the coding sequence ATGCATTTATATTTACAAGCGGATGTTGGAAAAGCAGTTGTTGATACTTTAAAAGCATGGGGATTTTGAAGTGCAATTATTGCAACAATGTTTGTGATTTTTTTGGGTTGATTTTTAACAAAACGGGGAACCTTTAAGAAAGACTGAGAAGCAGTTTTAATTAAAATTGTAATGGTTGTTGGGTTACCGTGTTTAGCATTTGATGGTTTTATGGCCGATACAACTATTGAGCAAGTTAAAACACAAGCAGCAATTTTATTAGTTGGATTTTTATTCTATATTATTTTAGGAATTGTTGCAAAATACTTTTATATTAAATATGACCAGGATGTTAGAGATACTTTAGCAATGTGTACTGTTTTTGCTTCAACTACTTTCTTTGGAATTCCGGTTGTGACTGCTTTATTCGGAGCAGGTAAAGCAGCGTTACCAGCTAACGTCTTTAATATTCCTTATCGAGTATTTTTATATTCATTAGGGTTTATTGTAATGAGTAAACCAGTAGTAGGCCAATTAGCACCAGTTGGGCAAACAGCGGTAGAAACAGTTGTTGATGCAAAAGTAGATCCAACTGGTTATGCCCAAGTAAAAACTGAAATGCGGGCTAAAAAAATGGCAACGGTTAAAGCAAACTTAAAACAAATCTTTCTTAATCCAATTTTAATTGCAACAATTATTGGATTTATCTTTTGAGTAACGCAGTTGATTCCGGGGATTGCGGTTGTTCCTGATCAAAATACTATTGGTAGTGGAAAGTTTTTTTCACCATTACGATTAGATAATTCTTTTCCACCACTATTTAAAATAACAAAAACATTAGAAGGAGTTTGTACCCCATTAGCGTGATTAGCAATTGGAATGACATTAGCGAAAGGAAAAATTCGTGAAGCGATGCAAGACAAAAAAGTGTGGTATGGAATGATGATGAAAGTTGTTTTAGCACCAGTTGTGGGGTTAGTATTAGCTGTCATCTTTGCTGTGATTGGGAAACAAACTGGCGCATGAAAATTAGATTCAATTGGATTAGCTGTAATTGTTATTATGTTAGCAGCACCGCCAGCTTCGGTGATTGTTGCATATTCAATTGGTTATAATAAACAACCAATGTTAACAAGTAACTTAACATTAGTTTCAACTTTATTTTCAATTATTTCGTTACCATTCTGAGTAATTATTACAACAGCAATTGGTGCCACTTCATTATTTACATATTAG
- the rplA gene encoding 50S ribosomal protein L1, producing the protein MAKFGKKYNKAVELVEKNKVYPINEAIELAKKTATTKFDSTVEVAFNLNVDPRHADQQIRGAVVLPKGTGKTQRILVLTNSKEADAKAAGADFVGGKDLIDKIQKESWFDYDVIIATPDIMAELGKIGKLLGPKGLMPNPKTGTVTPDVTKAIDDVKKGKVEYRVDKNGNIHSIIGKASFKAEDLKANYDVIYETIRKAKPAAVKGAYIKNIAVTTTMGPGIKVLIEL; encoded by the coding sequence ATGGCAAAATTTGGGAAAAAATACAATAAAGCTGTTGAATTAGTTGAAAAAAACAAGGTTTATCCAATTAATGAAGCAATTGAATTGGCAAAGAAAACGGCTACAACAAAATTTGATTCAACAGTAGAAGTTGCGTTTAATTTAAATGTTGATCCTCGTCATGCTGACCAACAAATTAGGGGAGCGGTTGTTTTACCAAAAGGAACTGGAAAAACACAACGAATTTTAGTCTTAACAAATAGCAAGGAAGCTGATGCAAAAGCAGCTGGAGCAGATTTTGTTGGGGGGAAAGATTTAATTGATAAAATTCAAAAAGAAAGTTGATTTGATTATGATGTAATTATTGCAACACCAGATATCATGGCTGAATTAGGAAAAATTGGGAAATTATTAGGACCAAAAGGTCTAATGCCAAACCCTAAAACAGGAACTGTTACACCAGATGTTACAAAAGCGATTGATGATGTTAAAAAAGGAAAAGTTGAATATCGTGTTGATAAAAATGGAAATATTCATTCAATAATTGGAAAAGCATCGTTCAAAGCAGAAGATTTAAAAGCTAATTATGATGTAATTTATGAGACAATTCGTAAGGCAAAACCAGCTGCTGTTAAAGGAGCATATATTAAAAATATTGCTGTTACAACAACAATGGGGCCAGGAATTAAAGTTTTAATTGAATTATAG
- the rplK gene encoding 50S ribosomal protein L11, which produces MAKITRIAKLEFQAGQAKPGPELASLGINMPQFCTQFNDATKDRMGDVVPVVITAFDDKSFKFELKTTPAAILLKKAAKVQKGSAKAKDEKVATISADEVRKIAEYKLVDLNANDVEAAMHIIEGTARNMGIVVEGMPSKKEKN; this is translated from the coding sequence GTGGCAAAGATTACTAGAATTGCAAAATTAGAATTTCAAGCTGGGCAAGCAAAACCAGGACCAGAGTTAGCTTCATTAGGAATTAACATGCCGCAGTTTTGTACCCAGTTTAACGATGCAACAAAAGACCGTATGGGTGATGTTGTCCCAGTTGTGATTACAGCATTTGATGATAAATCATTTAAATTTGAATTAAAAACTACTCCCGCAGCAATCTTATTAAAGAAAGCTGCTAAAGTTCAAAAAGGATCAGCAAAAGCAAAGGATGAAAAAGTTGCAACTATTTCAGCGGATGAAGTCCGTAAAATTGCAGAATATAAGTTGGTTGACTTAAACGCAAATGATGTTGAAGCAGCAATGCATATTATTGAGGGAACTGCTCGGAATATGGGAATTGTTGTTGAAGGTATGCCAAGTAAGAAGGAGAAAAACTAA